A genomic region of Candidatus Dormiibacterota bacterium contains the following coding sequences:
- a CDS encoding pyridoxamine 5'-phosphate oxidase family protein has product MAAWRDVEQTEPEFAQRVRALFDAHRHKTMATLRADGSPRISGIETVFEDGDLVFGSMPNARKGADLRRDPRFALHSATVDPVEGSEAEWPGEAKISGRAVAAGPIPEGPDGDRFHADITEVVHTHLN; this is encoded by the coding sequence ATGGCGGCGTGGCGGGACGTCGAGCAGACAGAGCCGGAGTTCGCGCAGCGCGTGCGAGCGCTGTTCGACGCTCACAGGCACAAGACAATGGCCACCTTGCGAGCCGACGGGTCCCCGCGGATCTCCGGGATCGAGACGGTCTTCGAGGACGGCGACCTGGTTTTTGGCTCCATGCCGAACGCGCGCAAGGGCGCGGATCTCCGTCGGGATCCGCGGTTTGCCCTGCACAGCGCCACGGTCGACCCGGTCGAGGGCTCCGAGGCCGAGTGGCCGGGCGAGGCGAAGATCTCCGGTCGGGCGGTCGCTGCGGGACCGATCCCCGAAGGACCGGACGGCGACCGCTTCCACGCCGACATCACCGAGGTCGTGCACACCCACCTGAAC